From the Phoenix dactylifera cultivar Barhee BC4 unplaced genomic scaffold, palm_55x_up_171113_PBpolish2nd_filt_p 000717F, whole genome shotgun sequence genome, the window atcctacttcggataggatacctagagttctaattggattaggactgggattcctacttggaataggattcctcaatcctaataagattaggaattttgaatctaaatcggattcctacttggagtaggattcctaggaatcctaattggattaggacttcggattcaaatctaatcctaattggattaggactaaatacatcctaatatggattaggatttcttaagtcacaattaattattaatctaatgaatcaataagactcctaattggattaggattgaagagttcaattgagtcaaaattgattcaagttctaattggattaggacttacctagattggatccattggttcacccttgggctaaacctaataggattagggcttgaccacattagggcaatgcaaaccctaatgtggactagggtttaccaagagggaggggcgcaagcccctcccccttgatccattggtgcggcacaagagagggggccggcgccccctctttggaaagatgtctagggctcctacttagtaggaaccctagatggctataaaaggaggtgtgaggccggcgccctaagcatagaagaactcctccttctccttgccgtgagcctccctctcctctcttcttgtgatcagccgcaagcaaggaagaccaaggccaaaggttggcggcatcctcttcctcccttcttccttccaacgcagggaaaagaaagaaggctgcgtggggattcttcttcttcctcttcttcaaccttcttcttcctcctctcaagcactttcaagagttgaaagaaagagaagagatcagccatcaaaggagtctttgcaagggagctagcaccccgggaagacaagaaagctttgatcggttctctacttcgtgtggatatccgtagaggccggacgtttgaacggcttcaaacgaaccctcttccaaaaccacgaattcagattcgcggtgatcatctacccgcgcaaggtgaagatttgatcttcctattagttctaaaagttttaattcttacctaattacgaaaggtctcgaaacaagcgttcatgcgatgaacgtcgaacccgtgcatgccgattccgctgccatctgaaattttttgaaatatcagcggcatgggcgggttcccaacaccaaTAACGCTGAAAGAATACTGGTGGGAATCCATCCGGCCCTGGAGCCTTGTCCCCCCCCCCCGAGGGACCACACCGCCTCCCTGATCCCCCTCTCCGATACCGGCCTGATCAAATCAGAATTCTCCTCCTCTGTGACCACCTCTCCTGGCGACGGAATCTCTGCTAGGCTCACTCCAATGGTCTGCTCAGTCCATCTGCCCCTAAAGAAACTCACCAGAATCCTCTGTATCACCTCCGGCTCCTCCGATTGCTGCCCCTCCTCATCCCTGATAACTCTGATCCTGTTCTGATGCCTCCTAATCACTGTCGCCTGGTGAAAAAAAATCTGGTGTTTCTGTCCCCCTCCATGATCTACTGTACCCTCGCTTTCTGTCTCCAAAATATCTCCTGCTGTCTAAGGAGGCAATCATTTAAAGCTAATAGTGATCTGAGCTCCCCTACATCCTCATCTGACAGACCCCCCCCTCGAACCTCCTGATCCTGTAACCTAACAATGGCCACCTCTGACTCCTCAATCCTCCTAAAGATGTCACCCACCTCCTCTCGATTCCATCTCCTCAACCTCCTCCTCGCCAACTCCAATCTCCGGGACACCCGATACATGGCATCACCCCTCACTGGAATGCTCCACGCCTCCCTCACCATCTCCCATGAACGAGGGTAAGAAAGCCACATCTTCTCGAATCTGAAGGGGGGATGCACTGGAACAAAGGCATCAGTGCTCAACAATAAAGGACAGTGATCGAACGCAATCCTAGGTAAGTGAGACACACGATGATccgaaaatctctggacccacCCAACTGTCGCACAAGCTCTATCAAGTCTCTCCCACACTCTAGCCAGACCCTGCTGATTATTGCACCATGTGAATCTAGGACCCGAAAATCCCAAGTCAATCAAACCATTTGCGGTCAAAAAGTTCTAAAATTCCTTAACCTTCCTCTCATGGGAGAAAGGCTTACCCCTCATCTTCTCCTGAGGGTCAATAATACAATTAAAGTCACCCGCCATCAATAACGAGTAGCCCTGATCAACCAGTTGCGATGCCTCCTCCCACAACCATCGCCTCTCCCTAAAATCAGTACTGGCATACACTGCCGCAAGAACCCAGGGATCATTAGTGCCCTCCGAGATCACCATAATCACCTCTTGGGCACAGACATGAAATGTATCCAATCTACAGGACTCCAGCCTCCACGTAACAATTATCCCACCCGACAACCCACGAGACTCAACTGCATAGAAACCCCACGACCGAGGGAGCACCCTCCTTGCCTTCTGAAGACCCCTGCCCGATAAATGGGTCTCAAACAAAATACAGATATCCGGCCTGTTTTGTTGGACGAACCTTCGACAAGTCGGGGCAAAGGAGGGCTTCCCCGCACCACGGCAATTCCATAGGAGAACCTTCATTGATCACCCATGGGAGTGTCACAACCCACCATCCCGGGGTTGCAATCATGAAACACCACCTCATTCACAGGTCCATCACTAGCCAATTCTCCTGTGCTCACCCTCTTCACTGCATTCTTCAATTGGTCCAAAATACGAAGGTGAACACCACCAGCCTCCGGCTGTGCCCCCTGGCCCAAAGCTTCCCCTTGCTCTTCTGCTGCAAACGTCGATCCCCCAGTCTGCCCGCTACCAGAATCCTCCCTGTGCCCACAACCCATTCCACTGGGCCTAGAAGATTCCCCTGCATCCGGCAACAAAGGAAGCTTACCCTGTGCCACCTGTGTCGCTTCCAGGGTCTCCGCAGCCGGTGGAAGGTCGAGCGGCCCAGCCGCACCCCCCATCCCCACCGAACGGCTCTCCCCTTCCTTCTTCCTGGCCGGCCGTGCCGCCGGGTCTTCCCCCAATTCCGAGACCAACGCCGTCACCGAGAGGGACCGAGCCAATGTCTTCCCAGTCGCCCCCACCATCCCGCGCCGAGAGGGACCGCCACCACCTTTGGACTCCCGCTCCGCTCTAGGAGGCCGACTGCACACCGCCGAGAGGGGCGGAGGGGAACTCTTGCTTCTCCAGCGGTGGCTTCCCCCCAGCCGCTCCTTCCTCAAGGAACCAAAACCTCCCCCGGGGGAGGTCGGGTGAAGCAGAGCCTTTGGTCTGGTTGGGCTCCTGCTTCGCTTCATCGGGCTCCGACCCAAACCGATGAGACGATCAGTGGAGTCGGCCTTGACCCCTTCCCGAACGAGGTCGGATCCCACCTCGCCCGCACCATCGATCTTGACCCCATCCCGAACGGGGTCGGGTCCCGCCTCACCCGCACCAACGACCGCAGCCCGAGTCGACACTGAGTCGCTCCCGCCCGAACTCGGCCCCGGGTCCAACTCAGTCGCCGCGCCTGCGGCCTGGGTGGAATGACTCGGGCCGCCCTTGTTCACGCCTCCGCCGGCTTCCGAGACGTTCTTCTCCGGCGTCCTTCGGCGAGCAACCTTGGAGGGTTTTTGCCACCCTTCGAGGTTGATCGGGGAAGACTCCGCATCAGCCCTGTTCACGCCTGGCTTCGGACCGGATCGGGGAGAGGTATGTGCCGAACTCGGACCAACCCCAAGCTTAGCCGTCGTCTTCCTCCGAGCCGGCACCTTAGCCACCCGCGGAGCCCGAGAATGACCCGTGACCATCCATGGGCCGAACACCGGCAGGTCCTCCGGTTCACCACTACCCCTATTCTCCTAGGTCGACGACCTCGGGGGCTCCATCCTGTCCCCCCGAATCTCCCCTTCTTCTGCCACCTCGGCCTCCGGCATGGAGAAAGCACAGTTCGCCGTCGCATGCCCGAGACGCCCACACCTGGAGCAGGGAGCCGGTAGGTTTTCGTAGATGAAACCCTGCCAGAAAACCTCCGCTACCCCCTTCGATGAGCCCCTCACAAGAGTGCCCGGTTTGAGAGGTGCTGAGCAATCCAAAGCTATCTTCACCCTGGCGAATCCACAGCGCCTCCCCTGCTCTGTGACCCCATCCAAAGCCAGAGGAGTGCCGGCAGAGGCTGCTATTCGCATGACGGTCGGCTTCTTCCAGTAATCCAAGGGCAACCTAGGCAGGCGAAGCCAGACGACCACCCGGCTGAGCCCCTCATCGCCCGGAATAAAATTAGGTCACCATCGGTCCATTGCAAGAAGCTGACCGGCCACCATCCACGGACCGCTCGCCAAAGCAGCTTCCTGATCATCCTCGTTCGCAAACCGGATGGCGAAGAAACCGTCCATCAACAAGAAGCACTCCACATCATATCCCAAGCGCCCCACTCTTTTGATCTCCCTCGCCACCCAGTCCGCCGGAACGTACCTCCCAAGGCTTCTCACAAAGATCGTGGAGTTCCGCCACTCCGAACGATTCTCCTCCAACTCCTCCTCTGGGACGTCCACCACCTCGGAGAACCTCTTCTGCATCATTTCCAACACCCGAGGGGAGGAACGATAGTAGGACCCATATTGCCTCCGCGGCTCTCCCTTCGCCACATCTGCCCATGAGCGGCCCTTCTCCGCAGCCCTGGGGGCCGAACCCTTCGGCCCCTCAGCTCTCTCCGTCTCCGGCACCGCCGATCCACCCCCCGAATCGGTCATCCCCACACACCCTCACCTATTCAACAGAATGCCCCAaaggcccccccccccccccccccccggagcGCGAACTTTGAtgcaccctctctctctctctctctctctctctctctctctctctctctctctctctctctctctcaggatTAAGACTCTTTAGACTAGCAAGGGTATCAAGGCTTAGTTTAAATAGAAGTATGCAGGAATCTATGGGGATGTATATTTAATCATACATCAATAATATCTTGTAGCTAACTTTTCTGGATGTGATTCTGAGCGGTTGCATAGCTATGAGGAAGCTATTTAATACAGAATCACTGATTTGGTTGTGGTGATGATTAGCTGGGCAATTGTCAGTCTTAGATATATGCATCTGTATGCGTTATCCTGCTAGGCATGCCTGCATGAGAGCATCTTCCGTGGTTCTTGCATAATTCGTACGCTATTATTACCCATCATCTTTAATTAGTAGTCATTTAAGGCAAAATTGGAATCTAAAATTAAAGCAGATTTCTTGAAGTCTAGTCTTTGCTTAGATCGCTTTGATAACTTTTAGCTTTCATCTGAATACGCCTGCGAAGCACGAGCAGCATATAAATGAGGCTTCATTCCACATTGTGGAAATCGACGGCACCCGGTTGCATTGCCAGTTGTCATCGCCTTAATATGAACGTTAttactctctctctgtctctctctgttttttttactGGGCGAGCATTGTTGGAGTGACGACTCTTCCAAGGACAAGTATTTGGTGACCTTTCCAAATGATTGATTGGTTTAATGTTTGGCTTAGATTTTCACATGTATGAATAAGATGCTCTAAGTTTGAAACTTTGAATATATTATAATGCATAAAGCAGCCACCAATAACACGGACGCTTTTGTTCCAGGAAATGGATCGGTTGCAGGTATCACATTTGGTTTCATATATTCATGAGGACGTGTCATATATGATATAGTTTGAGCAGCAGGAAGCGATCTATATATATGCAAGTTTCTCTCGTCTCCCAATCGGTATCAGCGAATAATAGGCTACTATTCGGAATTCCTTTTCGCTCCTAGCTAGTGATGCGTGACGCATTTACATCCAACGAAGAAAACAATTTGGACGCGGAACCTGTGATTCCATCCAAGTTCACGAATTACTGACAAATTGCAAAACCCCACTCCAAACCGATTAAGATGAGATGATATGGCTTCCATGCGGCGATCGAGGGTCGGAGGATAGCGGCCGGCCATGAAGAAGGTGGAATTGGATATTGCCCGGCACATGGCTGGTGGCGACACTTGGCTACATTCGAGCTTGCAAGTCCTAccgaatctctctctctctctctctctctctctctctctctctctctttcgagTTTGATGCCCTTCCTCGGTTCTATGCGCGATTTGGACAGAGAACAAGAGGTATGACGGGTGCCGGTGAACTTTAATTGGTTGCGCAAAAGAAAGTAAGGTTTCTTGGCTCCTGGCATGAGGGGGCAATAATAGATCCTACTTTGTCATCGGCACATGTGGCATGAATAGCACTGACCCTGGTAACGCGGAAACTTGTCGAGTGCCAAGAGAAGAAGAGATTGACATCGCAGGTTGCTGGAGCTGCAAGGCTGTACTCGAGGAAGAGGGTGAAGGAAGGGCTCCGACATCCAAGAAGAGTCTGCTTCATCGTAAAACAGGATCGGACACTGGCCAGAAACCAGATTAAAGCAAACGATCAAAATTATCTGGCATTTTTTCTGGAAAACTGGATCCACTAGTCAGGACTTTGggatgatgataaaaaaaagattTCAGCATTATGCAACAACATATGATGATTGATAAAATTTGTGCCATCAAGGAAGCATATCACCATGATGGTGTATGCAGGCCAACCTgactacacacacacacacactctcgATGCTATCGTAACATACAAATTTCTGTGATGATATCCGTCCCATATGCAGCAATACAtaacaatatatttataaagATAATACAAGTTCCAACCTCCCCCACCAAGGGGGCTATTGTTCATTGTTTGCCCTTGAATCAGCCCACCGTATTGTGGCTCTAACCAATGCATCCATAGGATCTATGCATTTCTTCAGGAGCGGGTCGTCCCGAGGCAAGAGTCCTTGCATATCATCGGAGGCGAGGATGATGGTGCTGACTGCCCGCACCAGGAGAACTTGGAGTGCTATCCTCAGGAGATTTCTCGCGCCTTCCACATCCTTCCTGTGAAATGCCCCCACAGCAGGAATAACGGTGTGCTCCATGGTCTCCTTATCTGGTAATAGAACTTCAAATCCCTGCTCAAGATCACAGCAGAACTcggatgaattttttttttttcatcttacATCGTCGCTGAATTAGGTGAGAGTGTAGCTGG encodes:
- the LOC120106985 gene encoding uncharacterized protein LOC120106985 — its product is MKVLLWNCRGAGKPSFAPTCRRFVQQNRPDICILFETHLSGRGLQKARRVLPRSWGFYAVESRGLSGGIIVTWRLESCRLDTFHVCAQEVIMVISEGTNDPWVLAAVYASTDFRERRWLWEEASQLVDQGYSLLMAGDFNCIIDPQEKMRGKPFSHERKGLARVWERLDRACATVGWVQRFSDHRVSHLPRIAFDHCPLLLSTDAFVPVHPPFRFEKMWLSYPRSWEMVREAWSIPVRGDAMYRVSRRLELARRRLRRWNREEVGDIFRRIEESEVAIVRLQDQEVRGGGLSDEDVGELRSLLALNDCLLRQQEIFWRQKARVQ